One region of Eleutherodactylus coqui strain aEleCoq1 chromosome 5, aEleCoq1.hap1, whole genome shotgun sequence genomic DNA includes:
- the PISD gene encoding phosphatidylserine decarboxylase proenzyme, mitochondrial isoform X1 codes for MVRCRKPVGNPLPSRCNLRKVKLNVRRTRTASATNSVRDEQADPSEPAKFDSSSSTRRARFRLQFPQLALRRRLGQLTCMSRSALKLRSWPLTILYYLLPFAALRPLARVGWRPTSRVAIYKSVPTRLLSRAWGRLNQVELPTWLRKPVYSLYIWTFGVNMKEAAVEDLHQYRNLSEFFRRKLKPQARPVCDSHCVISPADGKILHFGRVKNCEVEQVKGVTYSLESFLGPQTWTENLPISKTSFQDQLVTKEGNELYHCVIYLAPGDYHCFHSPTDWKVFHRRHFPGSLMSVNPGVARWIKELFCYNERVVLTGGWQHGFFSLTAVGATNVGSIRIYFDRDLQTNSPRYSKGSHNDMSYVTNNNQDGIVMRKGEQLGEFNLGSTIVLIFEAPKDFTFNLKAGQKIHFGEAVGSL; via the exons ATGGTGAGATGCCGGAAACCTGTAGGAAATCCGCTACCCTCCAGATGTAACCTGCGCAAAGTCAAGCTCAATGTCCGCAGGACGCGAACAGCCAGTGCCACTAACTCTGTTAGAGACGAACAAGCTGACCCATCAGAACCAGCAAAATTTGACAGCAGCTCTTCAACCAGACGGGCACGCTTCAG GTTGCAGTTCCCTCAGCTGGCTCTCAGACGGAGGTTGGGGCAGCTGACCTGCATGTCTAGGTCGGCACTGAAACTGCGTTCCTGGCCTCTCACAATCCTTTATTACCTTTTACCGTTTGCTGCTCTTAGGCCCTTGGCCAGAGTGGGATGGCGACCTACCAGTAGG GTTGCCATCTACAAGTCTGTGCCAACCAGGCTGCTTTCACGGGCTTGGGGTCGCCTGAATCAGGTGGAACTGCCAACATGGCTGAGGAAACCTGTTTACAGTCTGTATATTTGGACTTTTGGTGTGAACATGAAGGAGGCAGCAGTGGAAGACTTACACCAGTACCGAAATCTCAGCGAGTTCTTTCGTAGGAAACTAAAGCCACAGGCACGGCCTGTATGTGACTCTCATTGTGTG ATCAGCCCAGCTGATGGAAAGATTCTGCACTTTGGTCGAGTGAAAAACTGTGAAGTGGAGCAGGTTAAGGGGGTAACTTATTCACTGGAGTCCTTTCTAGGACCACAGACCTGGACTGAGAATCTACCCATCAGTAAGA CTTCATTCCAGGACCAGCTAGTAACAAAGGAAGGAAATGAGCTGTATCACTGTGTCATTTACCTGGCTCCGGGTGACTATCATTGTTTTCACTCGCCAACAGACTGGAAGGTGTTTCATAGACGGCATTTCCCAG GATCTCTCATGTCTGTGAACCCAGGAGTTGCTCGTTGGATAAAGGAGTTATTCTGTTACAATGAACGTGTTGTACTCACGGGAGGATGGCAGCACGGGTTCTTCTCACTCACTGCAGTTGGTGCTACCAATGTTGGATCCATCCGCATATATTTTGACAGG GATTTACAGACTAACAGCCCCCGTTACAGCAAAGGATCTCATAATGATATGAGCTATGTAACGAACAATAACCAGGATGGCATTGTAATGAGGAAAGGAGAACAGCTAGGAGAATTCAACCTTGGCTCCACCATAGTTCTCATTTTTGAAGCACCAAAGGATTTTACATTCAACCTGAAGGCTGGACAGAAAATACACTTTGGAGAGGCGGTGGGCTCCCTGTAG
- the PISD gene encoding phosphatidylserine decarboxylase proenzyme, mitochondrial isoform X3, translated as MCTLVTLRRLQFPQLALRRRLGQLTCMSRSALKLRSWPLTILYYLLPFAALRPLARVGWRPTSRVAIYKSVPTRLLSRAWGRLNQVELPTWLRKPVYSLYIWTFGVNMKEAAVEDLHQYRNLSEFFRRKLKPQARPVCDSHCVISPADGKILHFGRVKNCEVEQVKGVTYSLESFLGPQTWTENLPISKTSFQDQLVTKEGNELYHCVIYLAPGDYHCFHSPTDWKVFHRRHFPGSLMSVNPGVARWIKELFCYNERVVLTGGWQHGFFSLTAVGATNVGSIRIYFDRDLQTNSPRYSKGSHNDMSYVTNNNQDGIVMRKGEQLGEFNLGSTIVLIFEAPKDFTFNLKAGQKIHFGEAVGSL; from the exons ATGTGTACTCTAGTAACTCTCAGAAG GTTGCAGTTCCCTCAGCTGGCTCTCAGACGGAGGTTGGGGCAGCTGACCTGCATGTCTAGGTCGGCACTGAAACTGCGTTCCTGGCCTCTCACAATCCTTTATTACCTTTTACCGTTTGCTGCTCTTAGGCCCTTGGCCAGAGTGGGATGGCGACCTACCAGTAGG GTTGCCATCTACAAGTCTGTGCCAACCAGGCTGCTTTCACGGGCTTGGGGTCGCCTGAATCAGGTGGAACTGCCAACATGGCTGAGGAAACCTGTTTACAGTCTGTATATTTGGACTTTTGGTGTGAACATGAAGGAGGCAGCAGTGGAAGACTTACACCAGTACCGAAATCTCAGCGAGTTCTTTCGTAGGAAACTAAAGCCACAGGCACGGCCTGTATGTGACTCTCATTGTGTG ATCAGCCCAGCTGATGGAAAGATTCTGCACTTTGGTCGAGTGAAAAACTGTGAAGTGGAGCAGGTTAAGGGGGTAACTTATTCACTGGAGTCCTTTCTAGGACCACAGACCTGGACTGAGAATCTACCCATCAGTAAGA CTTCATTCCAGGACCAGCTAGTAACAAAGGAAGGAAATGAGCTGTATCACTGTGTCATTTACCTGGCTCCGGGTGACTATCATTGTTTTCACTCGCCAACAGACTGGAAGGTGTTTCATAGACGGCATTTCCCAG GATCTCTCATGTCTGTGAACCCAGGAGTTGCTCGTTGGATAAAGGAGTTATTCTGTTACAATGAACGTGTTGTACTCACGGGAGGATGGCAGCACGGGTTCTTCTCACTCACTGCAGTTGGTGCTACCAATGTTGGATCCATCCGCATATATTTTGACAGG GATTTACAGACTAACAGCCCCCGTTACAGCAAAGGATCTCATAATGATATGAGCTATGTAACGAACAATAACCAGGATGGCATTGTAATGAGGAAAGGAGAACAGCTAGGAGAATTCAACCTTGGCTCCACCATAGTTCTCATTTTTGAAGCACCAAAGGATTTTACATTCAACCTGAAGGCTGGACAGAAAATACACTTTGGAGAGGCGGTGGGCTCCCTGTAG
- the PISD gene encoding phosphatidylserine decarboxylase proenzyme, mitochondrial isoform X4: MSRSALKLRSWPLTILYYLLPFAALRPLARVGWRPTSRVAIYKSVPTRLLSRAWGRLNQVELPTWLRKPVYSLYIWTFGVNMKEAAVEDLHQYRNLSEFFRRKLKPQARPVCDSHCVISPADGKILHFGRVKNCEVEQVKGVTYSLESFLGPQTWTENLPISKTSFQDQLVTKEGNELYHCVIYLAPGDYHCFHSPTDWKVFHRRHFPGSLMSVNPGVARWIKELFCYNERVVLTGGWQHGFFSLTAVGATNVGSIRIYFDRDLQTNSPRYSKGSHNDMSYVTNNNQDGIVMRKGEQLGEFNLGSTIVLIFEAPKDFTFNLKAGQKIHFGEAVGSL, from the exons ATGTCTAGGTCGGCACTGAAACTGCGTTCCTGGCCTCTCACAATCCTTTATTACCTTTTACCGTTTGCTGCTCTTAGGCCCTTGGCCAGAGTGGGATGGCGACCTACCAGTAGG GTTGCCATCTACAAGTCTGTGCCAACCAGGCTGCTTTCACGGGCTTGGGGTCGCCTGAATCAGGTGGAACTGCCAACATGGCTGAGGAAACCTGTTTACAGTCTGTATATTTGGACTTTTGGTGTGAACATGAAGGAGGCAGCAGTGGAAGACTTACACCAGTACCGAAATCTCAGCGAGTTCTTTCGTAGGAAACTAAAGCCACAGGCACGGCCTGTATGTGACTCTCATTGTGTG ATCAGCCCAGCTGATGGAAAGATTCTGCACTTTGGTCGAGTGAAAAACTGTGAAGTGGAGCAGGTTAAGGGGGTAACTTATTCACTGGAGTCCTTTCTAGGACCACAGACCTGGACTGAGAATCTACCCATCAGTAAGA CTTCATTCCAGGACCAGCTAGTAACAAAGGAAGGAAATGAGCTGTATCACTGTGTCATTTACCTGGCTCCGGGTGACTATCATTGTTTTCACTCGCCAACAGACTGGAAGGTGTTTCATAGACGGCATTTCCCAG GATCTCTCATGTCTGTGAACCCAGGAGTTGCTCGTTGGATAAAGGAGTTATTCTGTTACAATGAACGTGTTGTACTCACGGGAGGATGGCAGCACGGGTTCTTCTCACTCACTGCAGTTGGTGCTACCAATGTTGGATCCATCCGCATATATTTTGACAGG GATTTACAGACTAACAGCCCCCGTTACAGCAAAGGATCTCATAATGATATGAGCTATGTAACGAACAATAACCAGGATGGCATTGTAATGAGGAAAGGAGAACAGCTAGGAGAATTCAACCTTGGCTCCACCATAGTTCTCATTTTTGAAGCACCAAAGGATTTTACATTCAACCTGAAGGCTGGACAGAAAATACACTTTGGAGAGGCGGTGGGCTCCCTGTAG